One window of uncultured Trichococcus sp. genomic DNA carries:
- a CDS encoding nitroreductase family protein, whose amino-acid sequence MDFMKVMHTRQTTRSFQTFGLSRGQIEIMLEAGQNAPISRGRFEDYHITVIKNSEVLAAVTSAAKEVTGNPDKDPLYGAPAFFVVSVKEPAKPGSIASAAAIVENMHLQATAELLGSCFLMGIMANGTLDAEGIREKMQIPDGFTPVAGMVAGYPHGYLHDRQRTLEKIASNIVE is encoded by the coding sequence ATGGATTTTATGAAAGTAATGCATACAAGACAAACAACGCGCAGCTTCCAGACGTTCGGGCTATCCCGAGGACAAATCGAAATTATGCTGGAAGCTGGCCAGAATGCACCGATCAGCCGCGGCCGCTTTGAGGATTACCATATCACGGTCATAAAAAATTCGGAAGTATTGGCAGCGGTTACATCCGCTGCGAAGGAAGTTACGGGTAATCCGGACAAAGATCCCTTGTACGGAGCACCTGCCTTTTTCGTTGTTTCCGTTAAGGAACCGGCCAAGCCAGGCAGCATCGCAAGCGCAGCCGCAATCGTCGAAAATATGCACCTGCAGGCAACCGCAGAACTTTTGGGCAGTTGCTTCCTGATGGGAATCATGGCGAACGGCACGTTGGACGCTGAAGGCATCCGCGAAAAAATGCAGATTCCCGACGGTTTTACGCCTGTCGCCGGGATGGTGGCGGGCTATCCGCACGGCTATCTGCATGACAGACAGCGTACACTAGAAAAAATTGCCAGCAACATCGTTGAATAA
- a CDS encoding LTA synthase family protein, translating to MKQKLTEQLQTRFGFFLFAVVLFWLKTYFAYHTAFSLGVDGWFQQLILFINPIATTLLILGISLFVKNPKKGYRSLIALYMLNSILLFANIVYYREFTDFLTIKTIFGSANATKNLGSGVIAMMQPIDLFYWIDAFVLVYVYKKFVSKNRDERIFKKRWAFATVAASIALFAANLGLAEISRPQLLTRTFDRNYIVKYLGINVYTLYDGIKTAQANQVRASADSSDMATVLDYLDAHYAEPNETYFGQAEGKNVVYIHLESMQQFLIDFSLTDETGTTAEVTPFLNSLYHSSDSYSFSNIFHQTGQGKTSDAELMLDNSLFGLSQGSAFTQIGADNTFQSAPAILSETYGYTSAVFHGNVGSFWDRDNVYKSFDYDYFFDADSSYTLTDENSVEYGLKDKLFFQESAQYLEQLPQPFYAKFITVSNHFPFPEDEMNSTFALDTGDETIDGYFNTVHYADEALAEFFQYMKDAGLYDNTIFVLYGDHFGISSSRNETLAPLIGADADLWGAYDDAMMQRVPFIIHNPGSGTGQISDVYGGQIDILPTVMHLLGVDTSAYVQLGQDLLSTQNEGIVVFRNGSIVTNEYTILGNNVYHTQTGTLAYQTEEVVQAVAAIRAQAELQLAISDQIINGDLLRFYTPDGFVPVDKSLHSYVDSPAELEGDIAELGNLNTSLYYTNNGASSVPLYQTDAPEFPANQAAAEAIVTEEQTATEEIQAEEQTEPVE from the coding sequence TTGAAACAAAAATTAACTGAACAGTTGCAAACGCGATTCGGATTTTTCCTGTTCGCCGTCGTCCTTTTCTGGCTAAAGACCTATTTCGCTTACCACACAGCGTTCTCTTTAGGCGTAGACGGCTGGTTTCAGCAGCTGATTCTTTTCATAAACCCAATTGCCACGACCTTATTGATTCTGGGGATCTCCCTTTTTGTTAAGAATCCTAAAAAAGGTTACAGAAGCCTGATTGCCCTGTATATGCTGAATTCGATCCTGTTGTTCGCCAACATCGTCTATTACCGCGAATTTACGGATTTCCTGACGATCAAAACTATTTTTGGTTCAGCCAACGCGACCAAAAATTTGGGTTCCGGCGTCATCGCCATGATGCAGCCGATCGACCTGTTCTATTGGATCGATGCTTTCGTCCTCGTCTATGTCTATAAGAAATTCGTCAGCAAGAACCGCGACGAACGCATCTTCAAGAAAAGATGGGCATTTGCGACAGTTGCCGCTTCGATTGCCCTCTTCGCCGCTAACTTAGGCCTGGCTGAAATCAGTCGCCCGCAGTTGCTGACGAGAACTTTTGACCGCAACTATATCGTCAAATACTTGGGCATCAATGTCTATACGCTCTATGACGGAATCAAGACTGCCCAGGCCAACCAAGTGCGGGCAAGCGCGGACAGCTCCGATATGGCTACTGTCCTCGATTACTTGGATGCACATTACGCTGAACCCAACGAAACATATTTCGGGCAAGCGGAAGGCAAAAATGTCGTCTACATCCATCTGGAAAGTATGCAGCAGTTCCTGATCGATTTCTCGCTTACCGATGAAACAGGCACTACGGCAGAAGTAACGCCATTTCTGAACAGCTTGTACCACAGCAGTGACTCCTACAGTTTCAGCAACATTTTCCACCAGACCGGGCAAGGAAAAACCAGTGATGCCGAATTGATGTTGGATAATTCTTTGTTCGGACTCTCTCAAGGTTCAGCCTTCACACAGATCGGCGCCGACAACACTTTCCAATCGGCTCCGGCCATTTTGAGCGAAACCTATGGCTACACATCAGCCGTTTTCCACGGCAATGTCGGCTCTTTCTGGGATCGCGACAACGTTTACAAATCTTTTGACTATGACTATTTCTTCGATGCCGACAGCAGCTACACGCTGACGGATGAAAATTCTGTCGAGTACGGTTTGAAGGACAAATTGTTCTTCCAGGAATCGGCTCAATATCTCGAACAATTGCCGCAGCCTTTCTACGCGAAGTTCATAACCGTTTCGAACCACTTCCCGTTCCCTGAGGATGAAATGAACAGCACTTTCGCTTTGGACACCGGCGACGAAACGATTGACGGTTACTTCAACACCGTCCACTATGCCGATGAAGCCTTGGCTGAGTTCTTCCAATATATGAAGGATGCAGGACTTTATGATAATACGATTTTTGTATTGTACGGCGACCATTTCGGCATTTCCAGTTCACGCAACGAAACTTTGGCGCCGCTCATCGGAGCGGATGCGGATCTGTGGGGTGCCTATGACGATGCCATGATGCAGCGTGTTCCTTTCATCATCCATAATCCCGGTTCCGGTACTGGACAGATCAGTGATGTCTATGGCGGCCAGATCGATATCTTGCCTACTGTGATGCATCTTCTGGGTGTCGATACTTCAGCCTACGTCCAACTTGGACAGGATCTACTGTCGACGCAAAATGAGGGAATCGTTGTTTTCCGCAACGGCAGCATCGTAACGAACGAATACACCATTTTGGGCAACAATGTCTACCATACCCAAACAGGTACACTTGCTTATCAGACCGAAGAAGTTGTTCAAGCTGTTGCCGCAATCCGGGCGCAAGCTGAACTGCAGCTTGCCATCTCCGATCAGATCATCAACGGCGACTTGCTTCGCTTCTACACGCCGGATGGATTCGTTCCTGTGGATAAGAGCCTGCACAGCTATGTGGATTCTCCAGCCGAACTGGAAGGGGATATCGCGGAATTGGGCAATCTGAACACTTCCTTGTATTACACGAACAACGGCGCCTCAAGCGTTCCGCTTTATCAAACCGATGCGCCTGAATTCCCGGCTAATCAAGCCGCTGCTGAAGCAATTGTAACGGAAGAACAAACCGCTACAGAAGAAATCCAAGCAGAAGAACAGACAGAACCAGTTGAATGA
- a CDS encoding NAD(P)/FAD-dependent oxidoreductase, translating into MMKTRIIIVGGGSSGLMAACTAADSGAEVTLLEQNPSLGKKLLLTGGGRCNVTNNRPEEEIIRHIPGNGKFLHSSFTQFSQYDIMTFFIERGVALKEEDHGRMFPVTDKARTILEAFIEELKRLQVQIRTNIKVERILIENGQVTGVLLEDGEILLADRVILATGGKALPRTGSKGDGYKFAKAAGHTITELYPTEAPITSDADFIRSSELKGLSLRNVALSIKNKKGKTVVSHQMDMIFTHFGISGPAALRCSMFVHQTMKRDKTETVTMSLDVLPELSLGAVEQQLQKLIKDQPEKSVKNGWKDLMPERYLLFGCSQAAIDPQKSLKELTPKEIKAFADFCKNFSFEVNGTHPLDKAFVTGGGVSTKEINPKTMESKLTRGLYFCGELIDYNGYTGGYNITGAFVTGYTAGQHAATDLHE; encoded by the coding sequence ATTATGAAAACACGCATCATTATTGTCGGTGGAGGTTCGAGCGGTCTGATGGCGGCTTGCACCGCTGCCGACTCGGGGGCTGAAGTGACGCTCCTCGAACAAAATCCAAGTCTCGGGAAAAAATTGCTTTTGACGGGCGGCGGACGCTGCAATGTCACCAACAACCGCCCAGAAGAGGAAATCATCCGGCATATTCCCGGAAATGGAAAATTCTTGCACAGCAGCTTTACCCAATTCAGTCAATACGACATCATGACCTTCTTTATCGAACGCGGGGTCGCCCTGAAGGAAGAGGACCACGGCCGGATGTTCCCTGTCACGGACAAAGCCAGGACTATCCTGGAAGCATTCATCGAGGAACTGAAGCGGCTGCAGGTCCAGATCCGGACCAACATCAAAGTCGAACGCATCCTGATCGAAAACGGACAGGTGACCGGTGTCCTTTTGGAGGATGGAGAAATCCTCCTGGCCGATCGTGTCATCCTGGCAACCGGAGGGAAAGCCCTGCCGCGCACAGGATCCAAAGGCGATGGCTATAAGTTCGCCAAGGCAGCTGGACACACCATCACGGAACTGTACCCGACCGAAGCACCGATCACATCTGATGCGGACTTCATCCGTTCGAGCGAACTGAAGGGACTTTCCTTGCGCAATGTTGCCCTCAGCATTAAAAATAAAAAAGGCAAGACGGTCGTGTCCCACCAGATGGACATGATCTTCACCCACTTCGGCATATCCGGTCCCGCTGCTTTGCGTTGTTCGATGTTTGTCCACCAGACCATGAAGCGCGATAAAACCGAGACCGTGACGATGTCCTTGGATGTCCTGCCGGAACTTTCATTGGGTGCCGTCGAGCAACAGTTGCAGAAGCTCATCAAGGACCAACCGGAAAAGAGCGTCAAAAACGGCTGGAAAGACCTGATGCCGGAGCGTTACCTGCTGTTCGGCTGCAGCCAGGCCGCTATCGATCCGCAGAAGTCCCTGAAGGAATTAACGCCGAAGGAAATCAAAGCTTTCGCCGACTTCTGCAAAAATTTCTCCTTCGAAGTGAACGGCACGCATCCTTTGGACAAAGCCTTTGTCACCGGCGGGGGCGTCTCCACGAAGGAAATCAATCCGAAGACGATGGAAAGCAAACTGACGCGGGGGCTTTATTTCTGCGGCGAACTGATCGACTACAACGGCTACACAGGCGGCTACAACATCACCGGTGCCTTTGTTACAGGGTACACTGCCGGTCAGCATGCTGCTACGGATCTGCACGAATAA
- a CDS encoding ABC transporter ATP-binding protein encodes MAYISLKNVSKFYQMGETRITANDKISFDINEGEFVVILGPSGAGKSTVLNILGGMDDADEGHISIDGVDISQFTSKALTTYRRRDVGFVFQFYNLVPNLTAKENVELASQISPHARNAAEVMREVGLGERMDNFPAQLSGGEQQRVAIARALAKQPKLLLCDEPTGALDYETGKQVLKLLQDTCLDTGTTVIVITHNQAIAAMANRIIEINNAKVRAIHENPNPKPVSEIEW; translated from the coding sequence ATGGCGTACATTTCCTTAAAGAATGTCAGCAAATTCTATCAGATGGGCGAGACTCGGATCACAGCCAACGACAAGATCAGCTTCGACATCAACGAAGGGGAGTTTGTAGTGATATTGGGGCCCAGTGGAGCCGGAAAATCCACCGTTCTGAACATCCTCGGGGGGATGGATGATGCCGATGAAGGCCACATCAGCATCGATGGGGTGGACATCTCCCAGTTCACTTCAAAAGCGTTGACGACCTACAGAAGGCGGGATGTCGGGTTCGTCTTCCAATTCTATAATCTTGTGCCTAACCTGACCGCGAAGGAGAACGTGGAGCTTGCCTCGCAAATATCCCCGCATGCGCGCAACGCTGCTGAGGTCATGCGGGAAGTGGGTTTGGGCGAGCGCATGGACAACTTCCCGGCGCAGCTCTCCGGAGGCGAACAGCAACGCGTCGCCATCGCCCGCGCCTTGGCAAAGCAGCCCAAGCTGCTGCTTTGCGATGAGCCGACCGGGGCACTGGATTACGAAACGGGCAAACAAGTGCTGAAACTGCTGCAGGATACGTGCCTCGATACCGGAACGACCGTCATCGTCATCACGCATAACCAAGCCATCGCAGCCATGGCGAACCGGATCATCGAAATCAACAATGCCAAAGTTAGGGCTATCCATGAAAATCCCAATCCTAAACCAGTGTCAGAAATCGAATGGTAG
- a CDS encoding VanZ family protein, producing MIFLQGPYEWVAASLESSVNHFPLVQLVFNSVDKTILYYLIWLVLRATYLLHRHRKTGKKIPLYKEGLLHALFIYIILLLQLTVFRNEETFWTVEYHKIDWSAIHWLPLVDTIKLFYGDSGFSAWYNSWGNVVWFMPLGYMGPYLFRKKCSFLKVTAIGFLFSSMIEFLQLIFQTGVTHIDDVFFNTLGAVIGYGIWVSSKKTE from the coding sequence ATGATATTTTTACAAGGGCCGTATGAGTGGGTGGCTGCTTCATTGGAATCATCCGTCAATCATTTTCCGCTCGTACAATTAGTTTTCAACAGCGTGGACAAGACCATTCTGTATTATTTGATTTGGTTGGTCCTGCGGGCAACCTATCTGCTGCACAGACACCGCAAGACAGGCAAAAAAATCCCCTTATATAAGGAAGGATTGCTGCATGCTCTGTTCATCTACATCATTCTGCTGCTTCAACTGACGGTTTTCCGCAACGAGGAAACGTTCTGGACCGTAGAGTATCATAAGATCGATTGGTCGGCGATCCATTGGCTGCCGTTGGTGGATACGATCAAACTCTTTTATGGCGACTCGGGATTTTCTGCCTGGTATAATTCATGGGGGAACGTTGTCTGGTTTATGCCGCTTGGCTACATGGGGCCGTATCTGTTCAGGAAAAAATGCAGTTTCCTCAAAGTGACGGCGATCGGCTTTCTTTTTTCCAGCATGATCGAGTTCCTCCAGCTCATCTTTCAGACGGGCGTGACGCATATCGATGATGTCTTCTTCAATACGCTGGGTGCCGTAATCGGCTACGGCATCTGGGTCTCATCAAAAAAAACAGAGTAG
- a CDS encoding class I SAM-dependent rRNA methyltransferase, protein MKKITITQISEKKIKAGDPLLQAEDFPNELSFTEGEIVELVDSRQAFVAKAYLAKQNKGVGWVFSLDRADSFNEAFFRNKFEKAKRKRTDLQSDPETTTYRLFNAEGDGIPGVTIDHYDGFAVVSWYSEGIFRYQAAIIAAFQAVFPETKGIYEKFRYQRKDGLISRFVTGEEAPTPLIVKENGINYATYLNDGLMTGIFLDQRDVRGALTERYAAGKRVLNTFSYTGAFSVAAAMGGAIETTSVDVANRSLERTKEQFAVNNLDNEKQKIYVMDVFDFIRYAIRKELQYDVTIIDPPSFARTKKRTFSVTKDYTRLLEELIQITAPDGTLIVSSNAANYKEKNFKQDIAQAFKNSQCDYRILEMFHLPSDFAVPAGSKTSDYLKVFIIKKLAK, encoded by the coding sequence ATGAAAAAAATTACGATTACGCAAATAAGCGAAAAAAAAATTAAGGCAGGGGATCCCTTGCTGCAGGCGGAAGATTTTCCAAACGAGCTCAGCTTCACTGAGGGCGAAATCGTCGAACTTGTCGATTCCCGCCAAGCTTTTGTCGCAAAAGCCTATTTGGCCAAACAGAACAAAGGTGTCGGCTGGGTGTTTTCGTTGGATAGAGCGGATAGTTTCAATGAGGCTTTTTTCAGGAACAAGTTCGAAAAAGCCAAACGCAAGCGAACGGATCTGCAATCGGATCCGGAAACGACTACCTATCGGCTTTTCAATGCGGAGGGGGACGGCATCCCCGGTGTCACCATCGACCATTATGACGGTTTTGCGGTAGTATCCTGGTACAGTGAAGGGATATTCCGCTACCAAGCTGCCATCATCGCTGCCTTTCAAGCAGTCTTTCCGGAAACGAAGGGGATCTATGAAAAATTCCGCTACCAACGGAAGGACGGTCTGATCAGCCGCTTCGTCACGGGTGAAGAAGCCCCGACTCCTCTGATCGTGAAGGAGAACGGGATCAACTATGCGACGTATCTGAATGATGGACTGATGACGGGCATTTTCCTGGATCAGCGCGACGTGCGCGGTGCTTTGACGGAGCGGTATGCGGCAGGCAAGCGGGTCTTGAACACGTTCAGCTACACGGGTGCTTTCTCGGTGGCAGCAGCCATGGGCGGGGCGATCGAAACGACCAGTGTCGATGTCGCGAACCGCTCGTTGGAACGGACCAAAGAACAATTCGCTGTCAACAACCTGGACAACGAGAAGCAGAAAATCTATGTCATGGATGTCTTCGACTTCATCCGCTACGCGATCCGCAAGGAATTGCAGTATGACGTGACCATCATCGATCCACCGAGCTTTGCCCGCACCAAAAAGCGGACCTTCTCGGTCACGAAAGATTACACCCGATTGTTGGAGGAGTTGATCCAGATCACCGCGCCGGATGGAACGCTGATCGTGTCTTCCAACGCCGCCAACTACAAGGAAAAGAATTTCAAACAGGATATCGCCCAAGCCTTCAAGAACAGCCAGTGTGATTACCGTATCCTGGAAATGTTTCATCTGCCGAGCGATTTCGCCGTTCCGGCAGGCAGCAAAACCAGCGATTACCTGAAAGTCTTCATCATCAAGAAACTGGCTAAATGA